The Synergistaceae bacterium genome contains the following window.
TCATATGGACTTGAGAAATTATTTTCTGATAACTGCTTACTAAGTACGTTAAAACCGGTCTTCATTCCGATTCCGTGATCTCCGTCGCCTATAACACTGTCGACTCGAGTCAATTCCGGTTCAGCTGATATAATTTCTCTTGCGGCCTCAATCATGGCTGACTTTAATTTTTCAGTATCTGCAAATCTCATGATAATTACTCCTTATTAAATCGTGAATCCATCGCCATTTATAGCACCTTCTAAGAACGGCCTTAATTCTGAATCAGCACTCAATAATGTAACAGTGAATCCGTAACCGTCTAAAATGTGAATATATACGCCCACGTTCATACGCAGAATATTATAATTTGCGCTCAGTGAATCATATAAATAATTGCCCATTACATAAGCCTCATCATAGCCGGCCAGTCTCAAGGGATTCACCATTAACAAAATTTGCTCGTCATTTCTAGGTGAAATATCTTCAGTCAAAAGTTTTATAGTTTCTTGTGCAGCTTCAGACATTCCCATTTGCCCGGTCTTGAATCCCGGCTCATCAGAGAATCCTCGCCCGAAAGTTACTATATTATTTTCTGTGTCGATACTCACGCAAATAGTAGCCATTCTTGAATTAGCTTTCTTTAACAGAGCCGCTATATCATCAAGTGAGAGTCCAGCCCTTGACGCACTCGCAGCAATACGAGTCATTAACGCAATACCCGACCGCCCGCCGCGATTCTCACGAGATTCTCCACGAGCCATTCCCATATCATCATGTACAGGAATTTGAACCGCCCGATGTCCTTCAATGCGTAATAATTCCTCGGCCATGTCGTTATTAAGATAGTCGCCCATGAAATTATTATAAAGTAGAATTACTCCCCGCCCAGTGTCAAGGGCTTTTGCTGCTTCGTAGATTGCATAGGCATTAGGTGCTGTGAACGGTGCGCCCACAACAACGGCATCTGCTAAATTCTCACCGACAAAACCGGGCGAAAAAGGGCCGTCAGATCCTCCGCTGCTTATGATTACTGCAACACGATCGGAAATATTATCCGAAGAAAATAGAGTCGCGCTTGAAATTTGACTGTCAAATAAACGCCATCGCCCAGGGTGAGCTTTTAACATTCCTGTAAACCATTTGCGGGCGTAATATTCCCGTCCATCACTAAACCAATGCATTATATATATATTTCTCCTTAATTTTTCGTCTTCTTTTGTGCCATGTCGAGAATAACAGCAAATAAAATAATTGCTCCGATTACTACTTTCTGCCAGTAAGAATTAACGTGCATTAAATTCATTCCGTTATTGATTACTGCTATAACAGCGACTCCGAACATTGCACGGCCCACTGAACCGCTTCCGCCTGTGAGACTCGTACCTCCTAAGACAGTCGCAGCAATTGCGTACATCTCATAGCCATCACAAGCAGCCGGCTGACCTGAAGCAAGTTTTGAGGCATTCAAGACTCCGGCCAAAGCAGCGGCAACACTGCAAAGTACATGACCCCAGAAAATTACATTCTTTGTGTTAATTCCGGCCAAGTGGGCGACTTGTCTATTACTCCCAGTTGCGTAGACATGACGGCCGAACACTGTTTTACTTAATAATATATGCATTATCACGACCATTATAATAACAAAGATTGTTATATTTGGAATCCAGCCTGTAGCCTTCCCCTCAGTAACTAGCCAGCGCCCCGCACCGATAAAGCTATAAGCCTTAGGAATTCCTGAAATTGCAGTACCTCCTGAAAATATAAAGCATAACCCACGAGCAGCCGTCAACATTGCCAGAGTCGCAATCATGGCTACAACGTTGAATCTACTAATCATTAGGCCGGTGAAACTTCCGCAAAGGACTCCGACAAGAATCGCAGGGAGAATCAAAACGGGAATAGAACCCCAGTTACTCATTTGCGGGAACATGAGAGAAATTTTTGTACTGATTACTCCGGCGAGTGCAGCGACTGAACCGACAGAAATATCAATACCGCCTAAGATAATTACATAAGTGAGTCCCGCCGATAACATTGCATTAATGGCCATTTGCGTAGTGAGATTCACGATATTTGCCATGTTAAAAAATTTGCCTGAAGTTCCCACACCGAACCCGATTATTAGCGCAATAAGTATAACAACTACCATATTTCTCATGATAAAATTTTTCATTGCTGCATTCTTGTTTATAGTATTCTCTGACATTTAATTCACCTCGTCTAATTCTGTGAAGAGCTGACAGTGCTGGCCAGCTGCATAATTTTTGTCTCGGTTGCTTCTTCTCGGCTTAATTCTCCTGTAATATGTCCTTCACACATTACTAGAATTCTATCGCTGACTCCTAAAATTTCCGGTAATTCTGAAGATACCATTATGATAGTCCCGCCCTGATCGACAAAATTATTCATGAGAGTATAGAACTCAGATTTTGCGTTAACGTCGATTCCTCGTGTAGGCTCGTCAAGAATTAAAATTTGTGATTCAGCAATGAGCCATTTTGCTAGGACTATTTTTTGCTGATTTCCGCCTGATAGATTTCTTATTATAGTCTCAATAGTCGGAGTCTTTACCCGCAATTTATCCTTGTATTCAGTGCTGACCTCATTAATCCATTTGTCATCAGCAAAGCCGAATTTTTTCATGTGATAAATTAAGCTCGGCAACACGGAATTATCTTTTACCATTGCGCTCAACATAAGCCCCGTAGTACGTCTATCTTCAGTTACCATGCCGATTTTTTTCGCAATAGCATCTTTAGGGCTCGTAAAGTGAACAGGCTGACCCGATACAAAAACTTGTCCGCTGTCAGGAATTCTAGCTCCGAAAATAGTTTCCATTGTTTCAGTTCGACCAGCACCGACGAGTCCGGAAATCCCTAAAATTTCGCCGCGATATGCAGTAAAAGAAACGTTCTCAAATTCGCCCTTACGTGTGAGTCCCTCGACTCTGAGCATTTCTTCCCCGCGTGTGTGTTCAGTGTGAATGAAATAATCCTGAATTTCTCGGCCTACCATGCTGGCAACTAAATCATGTTCGCTGATTTCGCTAATTTTGTCAGTCCGAACAAAGCAGCCGTCACGCAAAACTGTAGCTCGGTCGCAGATCTCAAAAATTTCCTTGAGCCTATGACTTATATAAAGCACTGCTACATTCTGACTCTTAAGGACTCTAATTTGCTCAAAAAGTGCGTTAATTTCGTGATCTGATAATGAGCTTGTAGGCTCGTCCATGATAACGACTTTTGCGTTCTTATTTATGACTCGTGCTATCTCTACCATTTGCTGCTGTGCTGCTGTCAGGTCTCTAGCTACGTCATTTGGATGTATAATCCCGTCCATTTTCATATAAGAAAGCAATTCCTGTGTGCGT
Protein-coding sequences here:
- a CDS encoding sugar ABC transporter ATP-binding protein, whose translation is MQPCLQAIHISKVFPGVKALTDISIDFYPGEVHALMGENGAGKSTLIKILSGVYTPTEGKVLFNGEELNFKSPRDALDHGIAVIHQELSIAKDLTVAENVFLGEEKVNGLFLDNRSMIKRTQELLSYMKMDGIIHPNDVARDLTAAQQQMVEIARVINKNAKVVIMDEPTSSLSDHEINALFEQIRVLKSQNVAVLYISHRLKEIFEICDRATVLRDGCFVRTDKISEISEHDLVASMVGREIQDYFIHTEHTRGEEMLRVEGLTRKGEFENVSFTAYRGEILGISGLVGAGRTETMETIFGARIPDSGQVFVSGQPVHFTSPKDAIAKKIGMVTEDRRTTGLMLSAMVKDNSVLPSLIYHMKKFGFADDKWINEVSTEYKDKLRVKTPTIETIIRNLSGGNQQKIVLAKWLIAESQILILDEPTRGIDVNAKSEFYTLMNNFVDQGGTIIMVSSELPEILGVSDRILVMCEGHITGELSREEATETKIMQLASTVSSSQN
- a CDS encoding dihydroxyacetone kinase subunit DhaK, coding for MHWFSDGREYYARKWFTGMLKAHPGRWRLFDSQISSATLFSSDNISDRVAVIISSGGSDGPFSPGFVGENLADAVVVGAPFTAPNAYAIYEAAKALDTGRGVILLYNNFMGDYLNNDMAEELLRIEGHRAVQIPVHDDMGMARGESRENRGGRSGIALMTRIAASASRAGLSLDDIAALLKKANSRMATICVSIDTENNIVTFGRGFSDEPGFKTGQMGMSEAAQETIKLLTEDISPRNDEQILLMVNPLRLAGYDEAYVMGNYLYDSLSANYNILRMNVGVYIHILDGYGFTVTLLSADSELRPFLEGAINGDGFTI
- a CDS encoding ABC transporter permease gives rise to the protein MSENTINKNAAMKNFIMRNMVVVILIALIIGFGVGTSGKFFNMANIVNLTTQMAINAMLSAGLTYVIILGGIDISVGSVAALAGVISTKISLMFPQMSNWGSIPVLILPAILVGVLCGSFTGLMISRFNVVAMIATLAMLTAARGLCFIFSGGTAISGIPKAYSFIGAGRWLVTEGKATGWIPNITIFVIIMVVIMHILLSKTVFGRHVYATGSNRQVAHLAGINTKNVIFWGHVLCSVAAALAGVLNASKLASGQPAACDGYEMYAIAATVLGGTSLTGGSGSVGRAMFGVAVIAVINNGMNLMHVNSYWQKVVIGAIILFAVILDMAQKKTKN